One segment of Castanea sativa cultivar Marrone di Chiusa Pesio chromosome 3, ASM4071231v1 DNA contains the following:
- the LOC142627593 gene encoding cytosolic sulfotransferase 5-like, whose product MYIYTHGRVFNIYIYHKTLTLNSHISSLITTMHTQQPSIPPPLPKYLKEDEVTQECRNFISSLPTEKGWVVNDLHQYQGCWISTRHMQGVLSFQKHFQAHDTDIILVTTPKAGTTWLKALLFSLVNRVHYPKPQKHHPLLTNNPHVLVPFLDINLYTENQVPDLTSFASPRLFSTHLPYVSLPMSTKDSACKIVYLSRNPKDTLVSLWHFTNGLRSPASKGPNSLQEVFDKFCRGVSLYGPYWDHVLGYWKESLENPQRVLFLKFEEMKEQPTAHLRKLAEFLGCPFSSKEEAKGVGDEILRLCSFDNLSSLEVNKSGKLSSGEDNSKFFRQGEVGDWVNHLTDEMIEKLDCITQEMFHGTELKF is encoded by the coding sequence atgtatatatacacacatggtAGAGTgttcaatatatatatctacCACAAAACCCTCACCCTTAATTCTCATATCAGTTCTCTGATCACTACCATGCATACACAACAACCATCTATTCCTCCTCCTCTTCCCAAATACTTGAAAGAAGATGAAGTGACCCAAGAATGCAGAAACTTCATATCCTCCTTACCCACAGAGAAAGGCTGGGTTGTAAATGACCTCCATCAGTACCAAGGTTGTTGGATCAGTACTAGGCACATGCAAGGTGTTCTATCATTCCAAAAACACTTCCAAGCTCATGACACAGATATCATCCTTGTTACGACTCCCAAAGCCGGCACCACTTGGTTGAAAGCCCTCTTATTTTCCTTGGTGAACCGTGTGCACTATCCCAAGCCTCAAAAACACCACCCTCTCCTCACGAATAATCCTCATGTTCTTGTACCCTTCTTGGATATCAATCTCTACACTGAAAACCAAGTCCCAGACCTCACTTCCTTTGCCTCTCCAAGGCTCTTTTCAACTCATTTACCTTATGTGTCACTACCAATGTCAACAAAGGACTCGGCTTGCAAGATTGTGTATTTGAGTAGGAACCCTAAGGACACTTTGGTGTCACTTTGGCACTTCACAAACGGCTTGAGATCACCAGCAAGTAAAGGCCCCAATTCACTTCAAGAGGTTTTTGATAAGTTCTGTAGGGGAGTGAGTTTGTATGGGCCTTATTGGGACCATGTTTTGGGCTATTGGAAGGAAAGCTTAGAAAACCCTCAAAGGGTACTTTTTTTGAAGTTTGAGGAAATGAAAGAGCAGCCCACTGCCCATTTGAGGAAACTAGCTGAGTTCTTGGGCTGTCCTTTTTCCTCAAAAGAAGAGGCAAAAGGTGTAGGGGATGAGATCCTAAGGTTGTGTAGTTTTGACAATTTGAGCAGCTTGGAGGTAAATAAAAGTGGAAAATTGTCATCTGGGGAGGACAACAGCAAATTTTTTCGGCAAGGTGAGGTTGGAGACTGGGTGAACCATTTGACAGATGAGATGATTGAAAAACTAGATTGTATCACCCAAGAGATGTTTCATGGTACTGAACTGAAATTCTAG
- the LOC142629264 gene encoding L10-interacting MYB domain-containing protein-like produces the protein MGKNTTSNSEAKKARALWGNPSWTFTFCNLCMEEIEAGNRTIFAALSPKGWSNLVIKLSDETGLNYDKDQLKSRWDVLKADWRAWEKLKGLDTSLGWDAVKGTIDASDDWWDMKLKLKEVPKASKFRHKCLQKLQQLDRMFRDAAATRAELMIFNRP, from the exons ATGGGTAAAAACACCACTTCCAACTCCGAAGCAAAAAAAGCAAGAGCATTATGGGGAAATCCAAGTTGGACATTTACTTTTTGTAACCTTTGTATGGAAGAGATTGAAGCTGGGAATAGAACAATCTTTGCTGCCTTAAGTCCCAAAGGATGGAGCAATTTGGTGATCAAATTAAGTGATGAGACTGGTCTAAACTATGATAAGGACCAATTAAAAAGTAGGTGGGATGTATTAAAAGCAGATTGGAGAGCGTGGGAAAAATTGAAGGGTCTTGACACAAGTTTAGGTTGGGATGCAGTGAAAGGAACGATTGATGCTAGTGATGATTGGTGGGACATGAAGTTGAAGTTGAAG GAAGTACCCAAAGCTTCAAAATTTCGACATAAATGTCTACAGAAATTACAACAACTTGATAGAATGTTTAGGGATGCTGCAGCAACTAGAGCTGAACTCATGATCTTTAACAGACCCTAA